In Gammaproteobacteria bacterium, one DNA window encodes the following:
- a CDS encoding cupin domain-containing protein, which yields MSSEQSVRHFRWDDMPIEQVKEGLGRRLVTGERMMLAHIYLDKGSVVPLHSHDNEQLTYVLEGALHFWIGEDESEEVVVRAGEVLHIPSWVPHKAVALEDTLDVDVFCPPRQDWLDGTDAYLR from the coding sequence ATGAGCTCCGAACAGAGCGTACGCCACTTCCGCTGGGACGACATGCCGATCGAACAGGTCAAGGAAGGACTCGGACGGCGCCTGGTGACGGGCGAGCGCATGATGCTCGCGCACATCTATCTCGACAAGGGCTCCGTGGTGCCGCTGCACTCGCACGACAACGAGCAGCTCACCTATGTGCTCGAGGGCGCATTGCATTTCTGGATCGGGGAGGATGAGAGCGAGGAAGTGGTCGTGCGCGCCGGAGAGGTGCTGCACATTCCCTCGTGGGTGCCGCACAAGGCGGTCGCGCTCGAAGACACCCTGGACGTGGATGTCTTCTGCCCGCCCCGGCAGGACTGGCTGGACGGGACCGACGCGTACCTGAGATGA
- a CDS encoding cupin domain-containing protein, with the protein MSPERRARHFRWDDMPMEEVKEGLGRRVVTGERMMLAHWYMVRGTVVPLHEHDNEQIAHVLDGALRLRLGDDEGEEVIVRAGEVLYIPSGLPHSALALEDTLVTDVFCPPRQDWLDGTDSYLR; encoded by the coding sequence ATGAGCCCCGAACGGCGCGCCCGTCATTTCCGCTGGGACGATATGCCAATGGAAGAGGTGAAGGAAGGTCTGGGAAGGCGCGTGGTGACCGGCGAGCGCATGATGCTCGCGCACTGGTACATGGTCAGGGGCACCGTCGTCCCGCTGCACGAGCACGACAACGAGCAGATCGCCCATGTGCTGGATGGCGCGCTCAGGCTCCGGCTCGGCGATGACGAGGGCGAGGAGGTGATCGTTCGCGCCGGCGAAGTTCTCTACATCCCGTCCGGACTGCCGCACAGTGCGCTCGCGCTCGAGGACACGCTTGTGACGGACGTCTTCTGCCCGCCGCGCCAGGACTGGCTGGACGGCACTGACAGCTACCTGCGGTGA
- a CDS encoding branched-chain amino acid transaminase has protein sequence MALELQESEFIWKDGTFIRWQDARVHLLSLAVQFGVSLFEGIRCYESGGRRAIFRLGAHIRRLYNSCIVYRMAPEYSREEYARACVDAVAKNGLGSCYIRPMVIRGYGAAALDPRASPIESYVACWPLDTYLGAGALEKGVGVKVSSWQRAEPNTFPMRAKAAGHYNAAMLMKMEAHADGYADAIALGPNGLVSEGSGQNLFLVVDGQLITPILDGTSLQGITRDTVLKLAAEMGIPASEQLVARETLYTCDELFFSGTATEVTPITSVDRIPVGSGKAGEVTLQIQRRFMDIVKQRAEDPYGWLTQV, from the coding sequence ATGGCCCTTGAGCTACAGGAATCCGAATTCATCTGGAAGGACGGAACGTTCATCCGCTGGCAGGACGCCCGGGTGCATCTGCTCTCGCTGGCCGTACAGTTCGGCGTGTCCCTGTTCGAGGGCATCCGCTGCTACGAGTCCGGGGGACGGCGGGCCATTTTCCGCCTGGGCGCGCACATCCGCAGGCTCTACAACTCCTGCATCGTGTATCGCATGGCGCCGGAATACTCGCGGGAGGAGTACGCGCGGGCCTGCGTCGACGCGGTGGCGAAGAACGGCCTGGGCAGCTGCTACATCCGTCCCATGGTGATACGCGGATACGGCGCCGCGGCGCTCGATCCCCGCGCGAGCCCCATCGAGTCGTACGTGGCCTGCTGGCCGCTGGACACCTACCTGGGCGCGGGAGCTCTGGAGAAGGGCGTGGGAGTGAAGGTCTCGTCCTGGCAGCGCGCCGAGCCCAACACCTTCCCGATGCGCGCAAAGGCGGCCGGCCACTACAACGCCGCCATGCTCATGAAGATGGAGGCGCACGCGGACGGTTACGCGGATGCCATCGCGCTCGGCCCCAACGGGCTGGTGAGCGAGGGCAGCGGGCAGAACCTGTTCCTGGTGGTGGACGGCCAGCTCATCACACCCATTCTCGACGGCACCTCCCTCCAGGGCATCACCCGCGACACGGTGCTCAAGCTCGCGGCCGAGATGGGCATCCCGGCGAGCGAGCAACTCGTCGCCCGCGAAACCCTCTACACCTGCGACGAACTCTTCTTCTCGGGCACCGCCACCGAGGTGACCCCCATCACGAGCGTCGACCGCATCCCGGTCGGGTCCGGCAAGGCGGGCGAGGTTACGCTGCAGATCCAGCGGCGCTTCATGGACATCGTCAAGCAGCGGGCGGAAGACCCGTACGGCTGGCTGACGCAGGTGTAA
- a CDS encoding SDR family oxidoreductase, translating to MDLGLTGKVALVAASSRGLGRAVAEEFAREGARLVMCARGEDDLNRTRNRIARDTGSRPVAVAADLTDPEGVRRVTDTAVEAFGQVDILVTNTGGPPSGPFEAHSPEAWRTAVAQNLESVLNLTRVVLPGMRERAWGRIVNVTSIAVKQPVDGLILSNSVRAAVTGFARTLANEVARDGVTVNNVMPGYTRTARLDWLAGQIAAREGIDREAAFDRWASEIPAGRVGAPAEFAALVTFLASERASYITGTSIPVDGGWIRALV from the coding sequence ATGGACCTCGGGCTGACCGGCAAGGTCGCGCTGGTGGCGGCCTCAAGCCGCGGGCTGGGACGCGCGGTGGCGGAGGAGTTCGCGCGCGAGGGGGCGCGGCTGGTAATGTGCGCCCGGGGTGAAGACGACCTGAACCGTACACGCAACCGCATCGCACGCGACACCGGCTCCCGGCCCGTGGCCGTGGCCGCCGACCTCACCGACCCGGAGGGCGTGCGGCGCGTCACCGACACCGCCGTCGAGGCCTTCGGACAGGTCGACATCCTGGTCACCAACACTGGCGGCCCTCCCTCCGGCCCCTTCGAGGCGCATAGTCCGGAAGCGTGGCGCACCGCCGTCGCCCAGAACCTGGAGAGCGTGCTCAACCTGACCCGCGTCGTCCTTCCGGGCATGCGCGAGCGAGCCTGGGGCCGGATCGTCAACGTCACCTCGATTGCGGTGAAGCAGCCGGTCGACGGGCTCATTCTCTCCAACAGCGTGCGCGCCGCGGTGACCGGCTTCGCCCGCACCCTGGCCAACGAGGTGGCGCGCGACGGCGTCACCGTGAACAACGTGATGCCCGGCTACACCCGCACCGCCCGCCTGGACTGGCTGGCCGGCCAGATCGCCGCGCGCGAGGGCATCGACCGGGAGGCTGCGTTCGACCGCTGGGCCAGCGAGATCCCCGCGGGACGCGTGGGCGCCCCTGCGGAATTTGCAGCGTTGGTTACCTTTCTCGCTTCCGAGCGCGCGAGTTACATCACCGGCACCTCCATCCCGGTTGACGGGGGATGGATCCGCGCCCTGGTATGA
- a CDS encoding TVP38/TMEM64 family protein — translation MTEANSEARESRRRRPWLLALVAVAVVVLLVFAGRQLAGVIPALAERIEEMGVWGPVVFVCAYAAATVAFAPGSILTLAAGAIFGIGRGTVIVFVGATTGAALAFLVARYLARSAIENKVADYPRFAAIDRAIGEQGRKIVVLLRLSPVFPFNLLNYALGLTRVRFVDYLIASLGMIPGTLLYVYYGQVIGDVAALASGVQVARGAGYYTVLGVGLAATIVVTTLVTRIARRALKEITGD, via the coding sequence GTGACCGAGGCGAATTCGGAGGCCCGGGAGTCGCGGCGGCGGCGACCGTGGCTGCTGGCGCTCGTGGCGGTGGCGGTGGTTGTGCTGCTGGTGTTTGCGGGAAGGCAGCTGGCCGGGGTCATCCCCGCGCTCGCGGAGCGCATCGAGGAGATGGGGGTGTGGGGTCCGGTGGTCTTCGTGTGCGCCTACGCCGCTGCGACGGTGGCCTTTGCGCCGGGATCGATTCTGACCTTGGCCGCGGGAGCGATCTTCGGCATCGGGCGCGGAACGGTGATCGTGTTCGTCGGGGCCACGACGGGTGCCGCGCTCGCCTTTCTGGTGGCGCGCTACCTGGCCCGGTCCGCCATCGAGAACAAGGTGGCCGACTATCCGCGTTTCGCCGCCATCGACCGCGCCATCGGCGAACAGGGGCGCAAGATCGTCGTCCTCCTGCGGCTGTCGCCGGTCTTTCCCTTCAACCTGCTCAACTATGCCCTGGGCCTGACCAGGGTGCGCTTCGTGGACTACCTGATCGCGTCGCTGGGGATGATACCGGGGACGCTGCTGTACGTGTACTACGGCCAGGTGATCGGCGACGTGGCGGCGCTGGCGAGCGGGGTGCAGGTGGCGCGGGGTGCCGGCTACTACACGGTGCTCGGGGTCGGGCTGGCGGCGACCATCGTGGTCACCACCCTGGTCACGCGCATCGCGCGACGCGCGCTGAAAGAGATCACGGGGGACTGA
- a CDS encoding homoserine kinase, giving the protein MTGTHPPGGAAAVRVSAPATIGNIACGFDVFGMAVARPSDAVVARATREPGVIIERITGDERRIPVDPARNSAGAAARAVLGLARAGATAEASDSGNAAAGVAIELHKGIPLAGGMGGSASSAVAGAVAADRAIGAGLSRGQLLQCALAGELAGSGSPAADNVAPALYGGIVLVLPGRSLQVVELPVPPELWAVVVRPHLETRTEDARRVLGEHVPLKAAVTQWANTAAFTAGLYASDWDLLARSIRDVVAEPLRAGRIPGFAQAREAALARGALGFSLSGSGPSVFALCRGGDAAEHVAEAIRRAFGETAALDCQAWASPVNRHGVRVEDVSPEED; this is encoded by the coding sequence ATGACCGGCACGCACCCTCCCGGCGGCGCGGCTGCCGTGCGCGTCTCCGCCCCCGCCACCATCGGCAACATCGCGTGCGGGTTCGATGTCTTCGGCATGGCCGTCGCGCGGCCGTCCGACGCGGTGGTGGCGCGCGCAACGCGGGAGCCCGGGGTCATCATCGAGCGCATCACGGGCGACGAGCGACGCATTCCGGTGGACCCTGCCCGCAACAGTGCCGGGGCGGCCGCCCGCGCGGTGCTGGGGTTGGCACGAGCCGGCGCAACGGCCGAGGCCTCGGACTCCGGGAACGCCGCAGCCGGAGTCGCCATCGAGCTTCACAAAGGCATTCCGCTCGCCGGAGGCATGGGCGGCAGCGCCTCCAGCGCGGTGGCGGGCGCGGTGGCGGCGGATCGCGCGATCGGGGCTGGCCTTTCCCGCGGGCAGCTGCTCCAGTGTGCGCTGGCCGGCGAGCTCGCGGGTTCCGGATCGCCAGCCGCCGACAACGTCGCGCCCGCCCTCTATGGAGGGATCGTGCTCGTCCTGCCCGGGAGGTCGCTGCAGGTCGTGGAGCTTCCCGTCCCACCGGAACTCTGGGCGGTGGTGGTGCGCCCGCACCTGGAGACCCGCACGGAGGACGCCCGCCGCGTGCTCGGCGAACACGTGCCGCTCAAGGCCGCGGTCACGCAGTGGGCCAACACCGCGGCCTTCACCGCCGGGCTCTACGCCTCCGACTGGGACCTTCTCGCGCGTTCGATCAGGGATGTCGTGGCGGAGCCGTTGCGCGCCGGCCGCATCCCGGGTTTCGCCCAGGCCAGGGAAGCGGCGCTGGCTCGCGGCGCCCTCGGTTTCTCCCTGTCCGGGTCCGGGCCCTCGGTCTTCGCGCTGTGCCGGGGCGGCGACGCCGCCGAACACGTCGCCGAGGCCATCCGCCGGGCCTTCGGCGAGACCGCGGCGCTTGATTGCCAGGCCTGGGCCTCCCCCGTCAACCGGCATGGGGTGCGCGTCGAGGACGTCTCACCGGAGGAAGATTGA
- a CDS encoding putative toxin-antitoxin system toxin component, PIN family — protein MRADRVVLDTNVLISAALTRTGPPRRVVDLVRADNGVLLFSDETFAELRRRILGLKFDRYVGKESRAAFVALLAAVAEWVPIAGARLGCRDPTDDKILETALMGRADHLVTGDGDLLAMSPFHGIPIITPARFLALHAE, from the coding sequence ATGAGAGCTGACAGGGTCGTACTAGATACCAACGTCCTGATCAGCGCCGCCCTCACCCGGACCGGTCCACCTCGCAGGGTCGTCGATCTGGTCAGGGCGGACAACGGGGTCCTTCTCTTCAGCGACGAGACGTTCGCCGAGCTTCGCCGTCGGATCCTCGGCTTGAAGTTCGACCGCTACGTGGGCAAGGAATCCCGGGCAGCCTTCGTCGCGCTGCTGGCCGCGGTTGCGGAATGGGTGCCGATCGCCGGTGCCAGGCTCGGCTGTCGTGACCCCACCGACGACAAGATTCTGGAGACGGCCCTCATGGGTCGCGCCGATCATCTGGTGACGGGAGACGGCGACCTGCTCGCCATGTCGCCGTTCCATGGGATACCGATCATCACACCGGCCCGCTTTCTGGCGCTCCACGCAGAGTAG
- a CDS encoding 6-bladed beta-propeller, with protein MLLGACGDGGERIPSPAQFTDSAGVAIVTNPSGGAIYATIAPEPVLSIGAIDGPAEVLFGRIASVAVDGAGNLIVADAQMDEIRIFDGSGTHLQTIGGPGEGPGEFRALAGAWPTAGGAIVAADQRLDRITRFGPDGELLATATFQGPGEQPVIRPIRVAGPGLFLSRVESLSLPSLEGAFSLEDALESISDPSGSRSEYLVRHDLEGTLIDTITAVPGQATQTSAQGSGTNLSIQILRLPFSSAAAATASAEGRMAVTTGRSYEYSTYSPTGTLERIVRLTEEPPLRTDAHLEAWVRGSTGGREPMDDTQVEAALRRFREMPLPDRLPAWNSLVIADGGEIWARRFAIRGAETVVRDVFAADGRFLGQVVGPAGLRIQHIVGGRLTVISTDDLGVERVEVYELQMP; from the coding sequence TTGCTCCTTGGCGCCTGCGGAGACGGCGGCGAACGCATTCCTTCCCCGGCCCAATTCACCGACTCGGCGGGCGTCGCCATCGTCACCAACCCGTCCGGCGGTGCCATCTACGCTACCATCGCACCTGAACCGGTCCTCTCCATCGGCGCCATCGACGGCCCCGCGGAAGTGCTCTTCGGGCGCATTGCCTCGGTCGCGGTCGACGGGGCGGGCAATCTGATCGTCGCCGATGCGCAGATGGACGAGATTCGCATCTTCGACGGGAGCGGCACCCACCTCCAGACCATCGGGGGCCCGGGAGAGGGGCCGGGCGAATTCCGGGCGCTCGCGGGAGCCTGGCCCACGGCGGGGGGCGCCATCGTCGCGGCGGACCAGCGGCTCGACCGCATCACCCGCTTCGGTCCGGACGGCGAGCTGCTGGCCACCGCTACCTTCCAGGGCCCGGGCGAGCAGCCCGTGATCCGCCCGATCCGCGTGGCGGGACCGGGCCTTTTCCTCAGCCGGGTGGAATCCCTGAGCCTCCCCTCGCTGGAGGGAGCCTTCAGCCTGGAAGACGCCCTCGAATCGATCTCGGACCCTTCCGGGAGCAGATCCGAGTACCTGGTCCGGCACGACCTGGAGGGCACCCTGATCGACACGATCACGGCGGTGCCTGGGCAGGCTACCCAGACTTCCGCACAGGGCAGCGGAACCAATCTGTCGATCCAGATTCTGCGGCTGCCCTTCTCGTCCGCTGCCGCCGCCACCGCCTCCGCGGAAGGGCGCATGGCCGTGACCACGGGCCGATCCTACGAGTACTCCACCTACAGCCCCACGGGCACTCTGGAGCGCATCGTGCGCCTCACCGAAGAGCCGCCCCTGCGAACCGACGCACACCTCGAAGCATGGGTTCGGGGTTCAACCGGCGGCCGCGAGCCGATGGACGACACCCAGGTGGAGGCAGCCCTGCGCCGCTTTCGGGAGATGCCCCTTCCCGACCGGCTCCCCGCCTGGAACTCGCTGGTCATCGCCGACGGAGGCGAGATCTGGGCGCGCCGCTTCGCGATCAGGGGCGCCGAGACGGTCGTCCGCGATGTGTTCGCCGCCGACGGTCGCTTCCTGGGCCAGGTGGTGGGCCCCGCCGGGCTTCGCATCCAGCACATTGTCGGTGGCAGGCTGACCGTCATATCCACCGACGATCTTGGCGTCGAGCGCGTGGAGGTGTACGAGCTGCAGATGCCCTGA
- a CDS encoding histidine phosphatase family protein, which yields MKRILLLRHAKSDWKDYTLADFDRPLAPRGRAAAPRVAAWIRDHDLVPDRVLCSAARRTSETWERMVPELGEVPVVHRRALYHASMQAILKQLVKQDDEANTVAVVGHNPGIAEFAWRYSVFGNEKKIARMRRKYPTGALAVLSFKIDKWADLPGASGTLEYYVRPKQLK from the coding sequence TTGAAGAGGATCCTTCTGCTCCGCCACGCCAAGTCCGACTGGAAGGACTACACTCTTGCGGATTTCGACCGGCCGCTCGCCCCACGCGGCCGCGCGGCCGCACCCCGCGTCGCAGCCTGGATCCGTGACCACGATCTGGTTCCCGACCGGGTGCTGTGCTCGGCGGCCCGCCGCACCTCGGAGACCTGGGAGCGCATGGTGCCGGAGCTGGGCGAGGTGCCGGTCGTGCACCGGCGGGCCCTCTACCACGCGTCCATGCAGGCGATCCTGAAGCAGCTGGTCAAACAGGACGACGAGGCGAACACGGTGGCGGTGGTCGGGCACAATCCGGGCATCGCCGAATTCGCCTGGCGCTATTCCGTTTTCGGCAACGAGAAGAAGATCGCGCGCATGCGGCGCAAGTATCCCACCGGCGCGCTGGCCGTCCTCTCGTTCAAGATCGACAAGTGGGCCGATCTCCCGGGCGCGAGCGGAACCCTGGAGTACTACGTGCGACCCAAGCAGCTCAAGTAG
- a CDS encoding S9 family peptidase, whose translation MTSYRNPKVVLRQRPATNLASALILAAAAAAGIPAQAGAQEADVLTIDQLLAIESVVSGSPAWSPDGTSILFQSSLSGGLVTLSPDGGFPTRVPIDMGSSGHFLASQMPGWSPQGNWISYVSDKGGSPEIWIWSTRDGSEIRLTNLGGRINSMTWSPDERSIAFAGDRYGNYDIWTVDVATRRVGRISSEKNYEVFPTWTPDSRRILYVRLDDAWEDHDVIAVTPDGSGARTVLRDRDFFDYGAGSTFGYPQVSPDGGQVLFRSHRSGWINYWIAPIEGGEPRPVAAADADQGGAVWSPDGRSIAYIENHNGHHDLRVVSSGGGKLRVLASPDGGVASSPSWSPDSRSIAYLKADLVTPQDLHVVSVESGESRQLTFSMPAGNLADRLVLPEKVHYPSTDGYSIPAYLYRPVGVPAGGRAPGILWIHGGPTSQFNDTFQQHVQFFAQRGYAVLLPNIRGSSGYGKDFADANNGCWGHCDLEDVLAGADFLKAQPGIDPDRIGLTGTSYGGIMGMYAAAFAPDAFRAIVPGSGYSDWVHFYRSENELRHVQLLEHELGPFETSQDVWRNSSAIYEIDKVSTPIFLVHGEGRYPGSDQSEIFARALENHYKPFEYTTYPNENYYVRGKANRRQLLLDMLDFFGRFLKDEMVDAGERMK comes from the coding sequence ATGACCAGCTATCGGAACCCGAAGGTGGTCCTCCGCCAGCGACCCGCCACGAACCTCGCGTCGGCCCTCATCCTCGCGGCCGCCGCGGCCGCGGGCATCCCCGCTCAGGCCGGCGCCCAGGAGGCCGATGTCCTCACCATCGACCAGTTGCTTGCCATCGAGTCGGTCGTCTCCGGCTCGCCCGCCTGGTCGCCCGACGGCACGTCGATCCTCTTCCAGTCCTCGCTCTCCGGCGGGCTGGTCACGCTCTCGCCGGATGGCGGATTTCCTACCCGCGTCCCGATCGACATGGGCAGCTCGGGCCACTTCCTGGCCTCCCAGATGCCCGGCTGGTCACCGCAGGGCAACTGGATCTCGTACGTGTCGGACAAGGGCGGCTCGCCGGAGATCTGGATCTGGTCCACCCGCGACGGCAGCGAGATCCGGCTGACAAACCTGGGAGGGCGAATCAACTCGATGACCTGGTCGCCCGACGAGCGCTCGATCGCCTTCGCCGGCGACCGCTACGGCAACTACGACATCTGGACGGTCGATGTCGCAACCCGGCGCGTCGGGCGCATCAGCAGCGAGAAGAATTACGAGGTCTTCCCCACCTGGACCCCGGACTCCCGGCGCATCCTGTACGTGCGCCTCGACGACGCCTGGGAGGATCACGACGTGATCGCGGTCACTCCGGACGGATCGGGCGCGCGCACCGTGCTTCGGGACCGGGATTTCTTCGACTACGGCGCCGGCAGCACCTTCGGCTATCCGCAGGTCTCGCCCGATGGCGGCCAGGTTCTCTTCCGCTCTCATCGCAGCGGCTGGATCAACTACTGGATCGCACCGATCGAGGGCGGTGAGCCCCGTCCGGTTGCGGCCGCGGACGCCGACCAGGGCGGCGCGGTCTGGTCGCCCGACGGCCGCTCGATCGCCTACATCGAGAACCACAACGGTCACCACGACCTGCGCGTGGTCTCCTCCGGCGGCGGCAAGCTCCGCGTGCTGGCCTCACCCGACGGCGGGGTGGCGTCGAGTCCCTCGTGGTCGCCCGACAGCCGCTCGATCGCCTACCTGAAGGCCGATCTGGTCACTCCGCAGGATCTGCACGTGGTCTCCGTGGAGAGCGGCGAGAGCCGCCAGCTCACCTTCTCCATGCCCGCCGGGAACCTTGCCGACCGTCTGGTCCTGCCGGAGAAGGTCCACTACCCCAGCACCGACGGATACTCGATCCCGGCCTACCTGTACCGCCCGGTGGGAGTCCCCGCCGGCGGACGCGCACCCGGCATTCTGTGGATCCACGGCGGCCCCACCTCGCAGTTCAACGACACCTTCCAGCAGCACGTGCAGTTCTTCGCGCAGCGCGGATACGCGGTGCTGCTGCCCAACATCCGGGGCAGTTCAGGCTACGGGAAGGACTTCGCCGACGCGAACAACGGCTGCTGGGGCCACTGCGACCTCGAAGACGTGCTCGCGGGCGCCGACTTCCTGAAGGCGCAGCCCGGGATCGACCCCGACCGGATCGGCCTCACCGGTACCAGCTACGGCGGCATCATGGGAATGTACGCCGCGGCCTTCGCCCCGGACGCCTTCCGCGCGATCGTCCCCGGCTCGGGCTACTCGGACTGGGTACACTTCTACCGCAGCGAGAACGAACTGCGGCACGTCCAGCTCCTCGAGCACGAACTCGGCCCCTTCGAAACGAGCCAGGACGTGTGGCGCAACAGCTCGGCGATCTACGAGATCGACAAGGTGTCCACACCGATCTTCCTGGTGCACGGCGAGGGACGGTACCCCGGCTCCGACCAGTCCGAGATCTTCGCGCGGGCGCTCGAGAACCACTACAAGCCCTTCGAGTACACGACCTACCCGAACGAGAACTACTATGTCCGCGGCAAGGCCAACCGGCGCCAGTTGCTGCTCGACATGCTGGACTTCTTCGGTCGGTTCCTGAAGGACGAGATGGTCGACGCGGGTGAGCGCATGAAGTGA
- a CDS encoding mercuric reductase: protein MSADRVVILPDDVHNRELVSHVHPSDWRNPEPRDRYHLVVVGAGTGGLVSAAIGAGLGAKVAMVERHLMGGDCLNFGCVPSKAVISSARRVHAASAASANGRPGSAAGRGTDHGPAGEFTAAMERMRRLRARISPVDGASRFAGLGVDVFLGHGEFVGPDRLRVNGDELHFRRAVIATGARAALLPVPGLEGPNVYTNETIFSLTELPPRVIVIGAGPIGVELSQTFARFGSEVTVVHADPHPLPRDDRDAAAIVTRAIEADGVRVLNSAAVLGARREDGATVLAVEHGGHQEELAAEAVLVAAGRAPNVDGMGLQAAGVACDRTGIQVDDQLRTTAKGIYAVGDVASKHQFTHAADHQARIAVQNALFFGRGRASRLVIPWATYTDPEVAHVGLHRDEAIAARHDVETITIHFDDIDRAILEGEEDGFFRVHLKKGSDRILGATLVCAQAGDMIGEVTLAMTAGLGLGKLGSTIHPYPTRSDVFARAANAWRKQKLTPTAQKVFRAFFRVFK, encoded by the coding sequence GTGTCGGCAGACAGAGTCGTGATTCTTCCCGACGACGTGCACAACCGCGAACTGGTGAGCCATGTGCACCCGTCCGACTGGCGCAACCCCGAACCCCGCGACCGCTACCACCTGGTCGTGGTAGGGGCGGGGACGGGGGGGCTGGTGAGCGCCGCCATCGGCGCGGGGCTGGGCGCAAAGGTCGCCATGGTGGAGCGGCACCTCATGGGCGGCGACTGCCTCAACTTCGGGTGCGTTCCCTCAAAGGCGGTGATCAGCTCGGCCCGGCGGGTGCATGCGGCGAGCGCGGCCTCCGCCAACGGCCGCCCCGGATCGGCGGCCGGCCGGGGGACGGATCACGGCCCGGCGGGCGAGTTCACCGCCGCGATGGAGCGCATGCGGCGGCTGCGCGCCCGCATCAGCCCGGTCGACGGGGCATCGCGGTTCGCCGGGCTGGGGGTGGACGTCTTCCTCGGCCACGGCGAGTTCGTGGGCCCGGACCGGCTGCGCGTCAACGGGGACGAACTGCACTTCCGCCGCGCCGTCATCGCAACGGGCGCCCGCGCGGCGCTCCTCCCGGTGCCGGGACTCGAGGGCCCGAACGTCTACACCAACGAGACCATCTTCTCGCTCACCGAGCTGCCGCCGCGCGTGATCGTGATCGGTGCCGGTCCCATCGGCGTGGAGCTCTCGCAGACCTTCGCGCGCTTCGGCAGCGAGGTCACCGTGGTGCACGCAGACCCGCATCCGTTGCCGCGCGACGACCGGGACGCTGCCGCCATCGTCACCCGCGCCATCGAGGCCGACGGCGTGCGCGTTCTGAATTCGGCGGCCGTGCTCGGAGCGCGCCGCGAGGACGGCGCCACCGTGCTGGCGGTGGAGCACGGCGGACATCAGGAGGAACTCGCAGCCGAGGCGGTGCTGGTGGCCGCCGGCCGTGCACCCAACGTCGACGGGATGGGCCTCCAGGCCGCCGGCGTGGCATGCGACCGCACCGGCATCCAGGTCGACGATCAGCTGCGCACGACGGCGAAGGGCATCTACGCGGTGGGCGACGTGGCGTCGAAGCACCAGTTCACCCATGCGGCCGACCACCAGGCACGCATCGCCGTGCAGAATGCGCTCTTCTTCGGCCGCGGCCGGGCGAGCCGCCTGGTGATCCCGTGGGCGACCTACACGGACCCGGAGGTCGCCCATGTAGGCCTCCATCGAGACGAGGCCATCGCCGCGCGCCACGACGTCGAGACCATCACCATCCACTTCGACGACATCGACCGCGCCATCCTCGAGGGTGAGGAAGATGGCTTCTTCCGCGTCCATCTGAAGAAGGGCAGCGACCGCATCCTCGGCGCGACGCTCGTGTGCGCGCAGGCGGGGGACATGATCGGCGAGGTCACGCTGGCGATGACGGCCGGCCTCGGCCTGGGCAAGCTCGGGAGCACCATCCACCCCTATCCCACGCGCAGCGACGTCTTTGCGCGCGCGGCGAACGCCTGGCGCAAGCAGAAGCTGACGCCCACCGCCCAGAAGGTGTTCCGGGCCTTCTTCCGCGTGTTCAAGTAA
- a CDS encoding type II toxin-antitoxin system Phd/YefM family antitoxin yields MREITAKEAKNRFGQLLRSAQQGPVRVTRNGTPVGVMLSVEQFERLRGTAWDRLAAAMDAMSREAAANGLTPAALESLLSDES; encoded by the coding sequence ATGCGAGAAATCACTGCCAAAGAGGCCAAGAACCGGTTCGGCCAACTGCTTCGGTCCGCCCAGCAGGGACCCGTGCGGGTCACCCGGAACGGCACGCCGGTGGGCGTGATGCTGTCGGTGGAGCAGTTCGAACGACTGCGCGGGACTGCCTGGGACCGGTTGGCGGCTGCTATGGACGCCATGAGCCGGGAGGCAGCCGCCAACGGCCTGACGCCAGCGGCGTTGGAGTCCCTGCTCTCCGATGAGAGCTGA